In Clostridium thermosuccinogenes, the genomic stretch TTCGCTTTTTTTACTTTCACACCCGGCATGTTATCTTTCTATTTTATATTAATCCAAGCTACAATTCTTACGCTTTCATACCTGGGTTTTTATTTCATTCGCTTTCATGCCCAGGCTTTCACTCTCACTATTTGAACCGATATACATAGGTCAGCCGCATCAGCAAGTGATGATCTTGTCATGGTCATAAACGGGTTTTATAGTCTCTCCAGGCGGCACGACAAGGTATTCGTCCTCGTTCCAGTCACCGTTTACAAGCCCGCGGATCAATCGCATATCCCCATCCAATACCCTTACTCTCTTTCCGATTTCCTCAGCATAGCTTTCAAGTTTTTTCAGGTATCCCAGGTGTTCCGTTTCCGGCACTTTGATGTAGATAAGCTCGTCGCTTTCATTTTTCGGATGCAGCATTTCCCAGAGATACTTTGCATTCTCCTCCCCATATTGCTCCACATATTCCTCATAGGCTTTGTCCAGGCCCAAAAGCTTGCTTGTATCGCTTTCCCTGAGATAGGAGTCTTTTCCTCCCCTTTCCATATATCCGGTGGAACTCCACTCAGCGCTGAGATTATCCTTGAAATATTCTATAAACTTACTCTTGGACCCCAGAAATATGGTACAGCAGTCATGGGCTCTTGGGATTACCAGAGGAATAGAACGGGCAGCAATTCCGGCAGTTCCATTGCCGCAAAGGCCATAACCCAGCAAAATAGCGTCATAACCTCCCGTCTTTTCTACAGAATCAATTTTCTCTTGAATGATCTTTCTCAGTTCATTGGAATTTTCATGGGCGTTTTTGGGTGTAAACTCCGGATCGACAGTATTAGATGTAGCAGCTATCGCCAGGCATGCTTCCCTCAAAAATACCTCACAGCAAATAAGTTTGTACTTCATGCATTTTCCCCCGTTCATTTTACAAAGTATCTGAAAGTCTTTCCCTATATCCAGACTATTGCTTTCCTTCCAATATTTTGACGGCTCGGTTGACCTCTTCCGCCGTCGGGCTTCTTACTCCTTT encodes the following:
- a CDS encoding DUF1638 domain-containing protein codes for the protein MKYKLICCEVFLREACLAIAATSNTVDPEFTPKNAHENSNELRKIIQEKIDSVEKTGGYDAILLGYGLCGNGTAGIAARSIPLVIPRAHDCCTIFLGSKSKFIEYFKDNLSAEWSSTGYMERGGKDSYLRESDTSKLLGLDKAYEEYVEQYGEENAKYLWEMLHPKNESDELIYIKVPETEHLGYLKKLESYAEEIGKRVRVLDGDMRLIRGLVNGDWNEDEYLVVPPGETIKPVYDHDKIITC